Proteins encoded within one genomic window of Lysinibacillus louembei:
- a CDS encoding helix-turn-helix domain-containing protein — protein sequence MLQTIAKNIKYYRKKMGYTQAQLAKGICTQAMISNFEKGGSSPSSVVMHQIAEKLGVPIENFFHDVHSTPVQSNSEIEKLVRKLIHQRDYESVSYIIANELNNKNTLSPTERRFLKWNEGICIYHLERNKEKSIRILQESLPLEDAVKDILDIEIMSSLAVVYFEIKDYDTSLHYYNLCIDNFEQNHVDDRLKIKILYGKSRTLGYKEDYKDALLYCQQAIKLCLENETLYFLGELLFQAARLSILEKAFVNAEVYIRQATSIFELQGEIDFIRITEQLKKKL from the coding sequence ATGTTACAAACAATTGCAAAAAACATTAAATATTATAGAAAGAAAATGGGTTATACACAAGCTCAATTAGCAAAAGGAATATGCACACAAGCTATGATTAGCAACTTTGAAAAAGGCGGCAGCTCACCATCGAGCGTTGTGATGCACCAAATTGCTGAAAAATTAGGCGTGCCAATCGAAAACTTCTTTCATGATGTACATTCTACACCAGTTCAGTCAAATTCAGAAATTGAAAAGCTTGTGCGGAAATTAATACATCAACGAGACTATGAATCTGTCTCTTATATTATTGCGAATGAATTGAATAACAAAAACACCCTTTCACCAACAGAGCGAAGGTTTTTAAAGTGGAATGAGGGGATTTGCATATACCATCTAGAACGAAATAAAGAAAAATCTATCCGAATTCTGCAAGAAAGTTTACCGTTAGAGGATGCTGTGAAGGACATTCTAGATATCGAAATTATGAGCAGTTTAGCTGTCGTTTATTTTGAAATAAAAGATTATGATACATCGCTTCATTACTATAATTTGTGTATAGATAATTTTGAGCAAAATCATGTAGATGACCGTTTGAAAATTAAGATTTTATATGGTAAATCAAGAACATTAGGGTATAAAGAAGATTACAAAGATGCGTTACTTTATTGCCAACAAGCAATTAAGCTTTGCTTAGAAAATGAAACATTATATTTTTTAGGAGAGCTATTATTCCAAGCAGCTCGTCTATCTATTTTAGAAAAGGCATTTGTCAATGCGGAAGTTTATATTCGACAAGCAACAAGCATATTTGAGCTTCAAGGTGAAATTGATTTTATTAGAATTACAGAGCAACTAAAGAAAAAATTATAG
- a CDS encoding class II fructose-bisphosphate aldolase, producing MALVSMKEMLIKAKAEGYAVGQFNINNLEFTQAILQAAQEENSPVILGVSEGAGKYMGGFIAVVHMVKGLIESYKITVPVAIHLDHGSSFEKCKEAIDAGFTSVMIDASHHPFDENVSITKQVVEYAHANGVSVEAELGTVGGEEDGVIGGIMYADPAECKRLVEATNIDCLAPALGSVHGPYQGEPNLGFAEMEEISKLADLPLVLHGGTGIPTKDIQRSISLGTAKINVNTENQISATKAIREVLANDTKVYDPRKYLTPAREAIKATVIGKIREFGSNQKA from the coding sequence ATGGCATTAGTTTCAATGAAAGAGATGTTAATTAAAGCAAAAGCAGAAGGTTACGCAGTAGGGCAATTCAATATTAATAACTTAGAGTTCACACAAGCGATTTTACAAGCAGCACAAGAGGAAAATTCACCAGTTATTTTAGGTGTATCTGAAGGCGCTGGTAAATATATGGGTGGCTTCATTGCAGTTGTTCATATGGTAAAAGGTTTAATCGAATCATATAAAATTACAGTACCTGTAGCGATTCACTTAGACCACGGCTCAAGCTTTGAAAAATGTAAAGAAGCAATCGATGCAGGCTTTACTTCTGTTATGATTGATGCTTCTCACCACCCATTTGACGAGAATGTTAGCATTACGAAGCAAGTTGTAGAATACGCACATGCAAATGGTGTGTCTGTAGAAGCAGAACTTGGTACAGTTGGTGGAGAAGAGGATGGCGTAATCGGTGGTATTATGTACGCAGATCCAGCAGAATGTAAGCGTCTTGTAGAAGCAACAAATATTGATTGCTTAGCGCCAGCATTAGGTTCAGTGCATGGTCCATACCAAGGTGAGCCAAACTTAGGATTTGCTGAAATGGAAGAAATTTCTAAATTAGCAGACCTTCCGTTAGTATTACATGGTGGAACAGGTATCCCAACAAAAGATATTCAACGCTCTATCTCATTAGGTACAGCGAAAATTAACGTAAATACAGAAAACCAAATTTCGGCAACAAAAGCAATTCGTGAAGTGCTAGCAAATGATACGAAAGTATATGACCCACGTAAATATTTAACACCTGCACGTGAGGCGATTAAAGCAACAGTTATTGGGAAAATTCGTGAATTTGGTAGCAATCAAAAAGCATAA
- the fsa gene encoding fructose-6-phosphate aldolase: MKFFIDTANFDEIKEAYSWGILSGVTTNPSLVAKEPGVNFHDRLKEIAELVEGSVSGEVISLDAEGMIKEGEELAAIHPNITVKLPMTPEGLKACKHFSEKGIKTNVTLIFSANQALMAARAGATYVSPFLGRLDDIGHNGVELISTIADIFTIHDIKTEIIAASIRHPQHITDAALAGAHISTTPFNVLQQLFNHPLTAKGIEGFLADWSKRQGQ; encoded by the coding sequence ATGAAATTTTTTATTGATACAGCAAACTTTGATGAAATTAAAGAAGCGTACTCTTGGGGGATTTTATCTGGCGTAACAACGAACCCATCGCTTGTAGCAAAAGAGCCAGGTGTAAACTTCCATGATCGCTTAAAGGAAATTGCAGAGCTTGTTGAGGGCTCGGTTTCAGGTGAGGTTATTTCTTTAGATGCTGAAGGCATGATTAAAGAAGGGGAAGAGCTAGCTGCAATTCATCCGAATATTACAGTGAAGCTACCTATGACACCAGAAGGCTTAAAGGCATGTAAGCATTTCTCAGAAAAAGGGATTAAAACAAACGTTACATTAATTTTCAGTGCGAACCAAGCTTTAATGGCAGCTCGCGCAGGCGCTACTTACGTTTCTCCATTCCTTGGACGTTTAGATGATATCGGTCATAATGGCGTAGAGTTAATTTCTACAATTGCAGATATTTTCACAATTCACGATATTAAAACAGAAATCATTGCTGCATCAATCCGTCACCCACAACATATTACAGACGCAGCTCTAGCTGGTGCTCATATTTCAACAACACCATTTAACGTATTACAGCAATTATTTAACCATCCATTAACAGCAAAAGGAATCGAAGGTTTTTTAGCGGACTGGTCAAAGCGCCAAGGACAATAA
- a CDS encoding UDP-N-acetylglucosamine 1-carboxyvinyltransferase: MDVYKITGQRRLKGTVKVSGAKNSAVALIPASILANSSVTIEGIPAISDAWTLKALLEEIGGEVSFEDGQMTIDPSKMTAMPMPNGNVKKLRASYYMMGAMLGRFKKAVIGLPGGCFLGPRPIDQHIKGFEALGATVTNEHGAIYLRADELIGAKIYLDVASVGATINIMLAAVRAKGRTVIENAAKEPEIIDVATLLTNMGAKIKGAGTSVIRIDGVEELHGTKHTIIPDRIEASTFMIMASAIGDGVTIDNVIPLHVESLVAKLREMGVKIETGEESIFIPKQTTDLTAVDIKTLVYPGIATDIQQPLSVLLTQAVGSSKVTDTIYSARFKHIDELRRMNANAKVEGNTAIIQGPTQLQGSTVTATDLRAGAALVLAGLIAEGETEIHDIYHIERGYGGLIEKLCALGAEIRRETIVHTSK, translated from the coding sequence ATGGATGTTTATAAAATTACAGGACAACGACGTTTAAAAGGTACAGTGAAAGTTAGTGGAGCCAAAAATAGTGCGGTTGCTTTAATTCCAGCATCAATCCTAGCGAATTCTTCCGTAACAATTGAAGGAATCCCAGCGATTTCTGACGCATGGACATTAAAAGCTTTACTAGAGGAAATTGGTGGAGAAGTGTCATTTGAAGACGGGCAAATGACGATTGATCCAAGTAAAATGACGGCAATGCCTATGCCAAATGGCAATGTCAAAAAGCTACGTGCCTCTTATTACATGATGGGCGCAATGCTAGGTCGCTTTAAAAAAGCTGTTATCGGTTTACCAGGGGGCTGTTTTTTAGGTCCGCGTCCAATCGACCAGCATATTAAAGGCTTTGAAGCATTGGGGGCGACTGTGACGAATGAGCATGGTGCAATTTATTTGCGTGCGGATGAGCTAATCGGTGCGAAAATTTATTTAGATGTTGCAAGCGTAGGTGCAACAATTAATATTATGCTTGCTGCTGTGCGTGCAAAAGGGCGCACGGTGATTGAAAATGCGGCAAAAGAACCCGAAATTATCGATGTTGCGACATTATTGACGAATATGGGGGCAAAAATTAAAGGTGCCGGTACGAGCGTTATTCGCATTGACGGTGTAGAGGAATTACACGGGACGAAGCACACCATTATTCCTGATCGTATTGAAGCCTCAACGTTTATGATTATGGCCTCTGCTATTGGCGATGGTGTCACAATCGACAATGTGATTCCACTCCATGTAGAGTCATTAGTAGCGAAATTGCGAGAAATGGGCGTTAAAATAGAGACTGGGGAGGAAAGTATTTTTATACCGAAGCAAACGACAGATTTAACAGCAGTCGATATAAAAACACTTGTTTATCCTGGTATTGCTACAGACATTCAACAGCCGCTATCAGTTTTGCTAACGCAAGCAGTTGGCTCGTCGAAAGTAACGGATACAATATACTCTGCAAGATTCAAGCATATTGATGAGCTACGTAGAATGAATGCCAACGCAAAGGTAGAAGGAAATACAGCAATTATTCAAGGACCTACACAACTGCAAGGCTCAACGGTAACTGCGACAGATTTGCGCGCAGGTGCAGCATTAGTATTAGCAGGCTTAATTGCAGAAGGTGAAACAGAAATTCACGACATTTACCATATCGAGCGAGGCTACGGTGGCTTGATTGAAAAACTTTGTGCACTTGGAGCGGAAATTCGCCGTGAAACCATTGTACATACAAGCAAATAG
- a CDS encoding response regulator: MTNILIVDDQHGIRLLLNEVFKKEGYETYLASNGMEALDIFKKEKIDCILLDMKIPGMNGIEILRELRTLSDEINVVMMTAYGEQTLIDEAFALGATKYFTKPFNIFEVRDAVNEILSGGKSEGV; encoded by the coding sequence ATGACAAACATATTAATAGTAGACGATCAACATGGCATTCGATTATTGCTGAACGAGGTTTTTAAAAAAGAAGGGTATGAAACATATTTAGCATCAAATGGCATGGAAGCATTAGACATATTCAAAAAGGAAAAAATTGATTGCATCTTGCTTGATATGAAAATTCCAGGGATGAACGGCATTGAAATATTGCGAGAGCTGCGAACACTAAGCGACGAAATAAATGTTGTGATGATGACAGCATATGGCGAGCAAACGCTCATTGATGAAGCATTTGCGCTAGGTGCAACAAAATATTTTACAAAACCGTTTAATATTTTTGAAGTGCGAGATGCAGTGAATGAAATACTAAGTGGTGGTAAAAGCGAAGGTGTTTGA
- the glpX gene encoding class II fructose-bisphosphatase, with protein sequence MERSLSMEVVRVTETAAIASAKWMGRGEKVAADDAATTAMRTMFDTIPMHATVVIGEGEMDEAPMLYIGEELGLRNGGPEVDIAVDPLEGTNIVAKGANGAMTVLAIADRGNLLNAPDMYMDKIAVGPEAAGKVDINASVTYNLLQVAKAKNKDISDVVATLLDRPRHQAIVDEIREAGARIKFIQDGDVGAAINTAFDETGIDIMFGIGGAPEGVISAVALKCLGGDFQAKLVPEDEEQLERCNKMGIDVNKVLYMDDLVKGDDAIFAATAVTDCELLRGVQYKGAYALTHSVVMRAKSGTVRFIEGRHSIEKKPTY encoded by the coding sequence ATGGAACGCAGTTTATCAATGGAAGTAGTACGAGTAACAGAAACAGCAGCGATTGCATCTGCAAAATGGATGGGGCGAGGCGAAAAGGTCGCTGCCGATGATGCAGCTACAACAGCGATGCGTACAATGTTTGACACAATTCCAATGCATGCGACTGTTGTAATCGGGGAAGGCGAGATGGACGAAGCGCCGATGCTTTATATTGGTGAAGAGCTAGGCTTGCGTAACGGTGGTCCAGAAGTAGATATCGCTGTAGACCCATTAGAAGGTACAAACATCGTTGCAAAGGGTGCTAATGGTGCAATGACTGTATTAGCCATTGCAGACCGTGGCAACTTATTAAATGCACCAGACATGTATATGGATAAAATTGCTGTCGGTCCAGAAGCGGCAGGCAAAGTTGATATTAATGCCTCTGTCACATACAACTTGCTACAAGTTGCCAAGGCAAAAAATAAAGATATTTCAGACGTTGTAGCGACATTGCTAGATCGTCCACGTCACCAAGCGATTGTTGATGAAATTCGCGAAGCAGGTGCACGCATTAAATTCATTCAAGATGGAGATGTCGGTGCAGCAATTAATACAGCGTTTGATGAAACAGGTATCGATATAATGTTCGGTATCGGTGGCGCTCCAGAGGGTGTTATTTCAGCGGTTGCTTTAAAATGCCTAGGCGGTGACTTCCAAGCGAAGCTCGTACCTGAAGATGAGGAGCAGCTAGAACGTTGTAATAAAATGGGGATTGACGTGAATAAAGTATTATATATGGATGACTTAGTAAAAGGTGATGATGCAATTTTTGCAGCAACAGCTGTAACAGATTGTGAGCTTTTACGAGGCGTTCAATATAAAGGTGCGTATGCATTAACACATTCCGTTGTAATGCGTGCAAAATCAGGTACTGTACGATTCATTGAAGGTCGTCACAGCATCGAAAAAAAACCAACGTATTAA
- the rho gene encoding transcription termination factor Rho has translation MASLTIAQLENMTLKELYALARDYKISYYSKLTKKELIFAILKTRSEQEGFFFMEGVLEIVSQEGFGFLRPINYSPSKEDIYISASQIRRFDLRNGDKVSGKVRPPKENERYYGLLQVDAVNGEDPEVAKERVHFPALTPLYPDRHIKLETTSKKLSTRIMDLIAPVGFGQRGLIVAPPKAGKTSLLKEIANAITTNYPEAELIVLLIDERPEEVTDIERSVKADVVSSTFDEVPENHVKVAEIVLERARRLVEHKRDVIILMDSITRLARAYNLVIPPSGRTLSGGIDPAAFHRPKRFFGSARNIEEGGSLTILATALVDTGSRMDEVIYEEFKGTGNLELHLDRSLAERRIFPALDIRRSGTRKEELLIPKEQLEKLWAIRKTFSDAPDFAEKFLRKLRTTESNEEFFEKLNQDMKKATNGKGLL, from the coding sequence ATGGCATCACTTACAATTGCGCAATTAGAAAATATGACTTTAAAAGAGCTTTATGCTCTTGCGCGAGATTACAAAATTTCTTATTATAGCAAATTAACAAAAAAAGAATTAATTTTTGCGATTTTAAAAACACGCTCTGAACAAGAAGGCTTCTTCTTTATGGAAGGCGTACTTGAAATCGTTTCACAGGAAGGCTTTGGATTTTTACGTCCAATCAACTATTCTCCTTCTAAAGAAGATATTTATATTTCTGCCTCTCAAATTCGTCGCTTTGATTTACGAAATGGAGACAAAGTTTCAGGTAAGGTGCGTCCACCAAAAGAAAATGAACGCTATTATGGCTTATTGCAAGTAGACGCAGTGAATGGGGAAGACCCTGAAGTGGCAAAGGAGCGTGTGCATTTCCCGGCATTAACACCGCTCTATCCAGATCGCCATATTAAGCTTGAAACAACTTCTAAAAAGCTCTCTACACGTATCATGGATTTAATTGCACCTGTTGGCTTTGGTCAACGTGGTTTAATCGTTGCACCACCAAAAGCAGGGAAAACATCTTTACTTAAAGAAATCGCCAATGCCATTACAACAAATTATCCAGAGGCAGAACTTATCGTTCTATTAATTGATGAGCGTCCAGAGGAAGTAACGGATATTGAGCGCTCTGTCAAAGCAGATGTTGTTTCTTCTACATTTGATGAAGTACCTGAAAATCATGTCAAAGTAGCAGAAATCGTATTGGAACGCGCACGTCGCCTAGTAGAGCATAAGCGTGATGTCATTATTTTAATGGATTCTATTACTCGTTTAGCACGTGCCTATAACTTAGTTATCCCACCAAGCGGCCGTACGTTATCTGGTGGTATTGACCCAGCGGCATTCCACCGTCCAAAGCGCTTTTTTGGTTCGGCACGTAATATTGAAGAAGGTGGTAGCTTAACCATTTTAGCGACAGCCTTAGTTGATACAGGAAGCCGTATGGATGAAGTAATTTATGAGGAATTTAAAGGAACAGGGAACTTGGAGCTACATTTAGATCGTAGCTTAGCAGAGCGCCGTATTTTCCCTGCACTTGATATTCGTCGTTCAGGTACGCGTAAGGAAGAATTGCTTATCCCGAAAGAGCAGCTTGAAAAATTATGGGCAATTCGCAAAACGTTTAGCGATGCACCAGACTTTGCTGAAAAGTTTTTACGCAAGCTCCGCACAACGGAATCCAATGAGGAATTTTTCGAGAAGCTCAACCAAGATATGAAAAAAGCAACGAACGGTAAAGGGTTGCTCTAA